Proteins from a genomic interval of Trichoderma breve strain T069 chromosome 2, whole genome shotgun sequence:
- a CDS encoding TAP-like protein domain-containing protein yields the protein MRLCSRLLAAGCCSMLAIARVNASEKLHFEWDAIKPSDELEYHDCYGEFKCARLEVPLDWLNETDTRVATIAMIKLPAVVPDDDPTFGGTIFTNPGGPGSSGVEFLLISGRYLQYTVDKPGRRHYEIVSFDPRGVGKTTPASDCFNGNLLARDAFLLEKRGNGALTKGDDTIAYSLAIMDAFAQRCQEAEDAMAFVGTPNVARDMVEMVDRTDELRKKEAVQKRKGYEAPDTCDSDMEGEVKKRSAPKRKSAELHDEPGNVPRLQYIGFSYGTVLGNYFASMFPGRVGRLILDGVCDIQDYTTGPGWLTNTVDADEMFDRFFEGCAAAGPEICALAQWDDAPKPALVDSGDVVIVTGWDIRLLAGLVLYGPLTQFKGLAKTLDKFMSGDLTDIATWAVGTGVVPRMRDACPLGDEVWPVEMEETQDAVVCNDGEDISQRGFAFWHKYVQSQMDTSSILGAKWSTIRIPCSSWRIRPNWRFNGPFTTPDPDPSLRPGRPAAPILFLSNRLDPATPLRAAQAMADQHPGARVLIQEAMGHTAVASALSQCTRRVVADYFESGIIPLDLPPCDADCGPWDEACPLLGGTGRKSRDVDAMSTWFNRDQPLRNRKSPLGVL from the exons ATGAGGCTCTGCTCGCGTCTTCTGGCGGCTGGATGCTGCTCCATGCTGGCTATCGCGCGAGTCAACGCTTCGGAGAAACTCCATTTCGAGTGGGACGCCATCAAGCCCAGCGACGAACTCGAGTATCACGACTGCTATGGCGAGTTCAAGTGCGCTCGCCTGGAGGTGCCCCTTGACTGGCTCAACGAGACAGACACAAGAGTGGCCACCATTGCCATGATCAAGCTGCCTGCAGTGGTACCAGACGACGATCCTACCTTTGGCggcaccatcttcaccaaccCTGGAGGACCTGGTAGCTCCGGTGTTGAATTTCTGCTCATCTCAGGCCGTTATCTTCAGTACACGGTCGATAAGCCGGGACGCCGCCATTACGAGATTGTCTCTTTCGATCCCCGTGGTGTTGGAAAAACGACTCCCGCTTCCGACTGCTTCAATGGGAACTTGCTAGCGCGAGACGCTTTCCTGCTCGAAAAGCGCGGTAATGGCGCCCTCACTAAGGGAGACGACACCATTGCGTACAGccttgccatcatggatGCTTTTGCCCAGCGGTGCCAGGAAGCCGAGGACGCCATGGCCTTTGTTGGAACACCCAATGTCGCACGCGACATGGTCGAGATGGTTGACAGAACCGACGAGCTGCGCAAAAAGGAGGCTGTTCAGAAACGTAAAGGGTATGAAGCACCAGACACGTGCGACTCCGACATGGAAGGAGAGGTTAAGAAGCGATCTGCTCCCAAGAGGAAGTCGGCCGAGCTTCACGACGAACCTGGCAATGTTCCGCGTCTTCAGTACATTGGATTTTCCTATGGCACCGTCCTTGGTAATTACTTTGCTTCCATGTTTCCCGGCCGTGTTGGTCGCCTGATCCTTGACGGGGTTTGCGATATTCAAGACTACACAACGGGGCCA GGCTGGCTTACAAATACTGTCGATGCAGATGAGATGTTCGATCGTTTCTTTGAGGgctgtgctgctgccggcCCCGAAATCTGCGCCCTGGCTC AGTGGGATGACGCACCCAAGCCCGCGCTGGTAGATTCGGGAGACGTCGTTATCGTCACTGGCTGGGACATTCGACTGCTGGCCGGCCTGGTTCTTTATGGGCCTTTGACGCAGTTCAAGGGGCTTGCAAAAACATTGGACAAATTCATGTCCGGCGACCTGACAGACATCGCCACCTGGGCTGTGGGCACAGGCGTGGTGCCCCGCATGAGGGACGCATGCCCCCTAGGTGACGAGGTCTGGCccgttgagatggaggagactCAGGACGCCGTCGTCtgcaatgatggcgaggacATTTCCCAAAGGGGCTTCGCTTTCTGGCACAAGTACGTGCAGAGCCAGATGGACACTTCCAGCATCCTTGGCGCCAAATGGTCTACAATCCGCATCCCATGCTCGAGCTGGCGCATCCGGCCCAACTGGCGCTTCAACGGCCCCTTCACCACCCCCGATCCGGATCCGTCCCTCCGGCCGGGCCGTCCCGCAGCCCCTATCCTATTCCTCTCCAATCGACTTGACCCCGCCACGCCACTGCGAGCCGCCCAGGCCATGGCCGACCAACACCCCGGCGCCCGAGTCCTCATCCAGGAGGCCATGGGTCATACCGCCGTGGCCTCTGCCCTCAGCCAATGCACCAGGAGAGTCGTAGCCGACTACTTCGAATCTGGCATCATTCCTTTGGATCTGCCACCGTGTGACGCTGACTGTGGTCCCTGGGACGAAGCATGCCCACTTCTAGGTGGAACGGGACGCAAAAGCAGAGATGTGGATGCCATGTCTACCTGGTTCAATAGAGACCAGCCCTTAAGGAACAGGAAATCACCGCTTGGCGTACTATAG